A portion of the Chelmon rostratus isolate fCheRos1 chromosome 15, fCheRos1.pri, whole genome shotgun sequence genome contains these proteins:
- the stag1a gene encoding cohesin subunit SA-1a: MITSELPVLQDSSNESGATDAVGLSMSMSEMDDPELKGKKKRGRPGKQPPTSNKKPRKSPTDKAVGVARGRGKANGVAQHNGDGGDPVTLFEVVKLGKSAMQSVVDEWIESYKQDRDLALLDLINFFIQCSGCKGTVRIEMFRNMQNAEIIRKMTEEFDEDSGDYPLTMPGPMWKKFRYNFCEFISVLIRQCQYSIIYDEYMMDTVISLLTGLSDSQVRAFRHTSTLAAMKLMTALVNVALNLSIHQDNTQRQYEAERNKIAGKRANEKLELLLQKRKELQENQDEIENMMNSIFKGIFVHRYRDAIAEIRAICIEEIGVWMKMYSDAFLNDSYLKYVGWTLHDRQGEVRLKCLKALQNLYTNRELFPKLELFTNRFKDRIVSMTLDKEYDVAVEAIRLVTLILQGSEDALSNEDCENVYHLVYSAHRPVAVAAGEFLHRKLFSRHDPQAEEALAKRRGRSSPNGNLIRMLVLFFLESELHEHAAYLVDSLWESSQELLKDWECMTELLLEEPVQGEEVLSDRQESALIELMVCTIRQAAEAHPPVGRGTGKRVLTAKERKTQIDDKNKLTEHFIMALPMLLSKYQADSEKVANLLQIPQYFDLDVYSAGRMEKHLDALLKQIRLVVEKHIETDVLEACSKTYSILCSEEYTIMNRVDIARSQLIDEMTDRFTHSVEELLQEAEEADDDDIYNVLSTLKRLTAFHNAHDLTRWDLFGNCYRLLKAGIEQGSMPEQIAVQALQCSHYSILWQLVKITEGAPSKDDLVALRRVVKSFLAVCQQCLSNVNTPVKEQAFMLLCDLLMIFSHQLTSGGREGLQPLVFNPDSTLQNELLNFVLDHVFIDQDDESQSMEGDEEDEANKIEALHKRRNLLAAFCKLIIYDIVDMPAAADIFKHYMKYYNDYGDIIKETLSKTRQTDKILCAKTLILSLQQLFNELLQDQGPNLDRTSSHVSGIKELARRFALTFGLDQIKTREAVATLHKDGIEFAFKYQNPRGPEFPPINLAFLEVLSEFSSKLIRQDKKTVHSYLEKFMSESMSERREDVWLPLISYRNSLLTGGDEDHMSVTSGSSSKTGSVRSKKGRPPLHKKRIEEESSVEGSWMLRNDTLQTPGALQTPQLTSTVLRENRPAEHMPDPDSEPGSENDFVHNPQMQMSWLGQQKMEEVNRKDRTGMNYIKSRSNQGVRQTVRGLMEDDAEPIFEDVMMSSRGQLEDMNEEFEDTMVIDLPPSRNRRERAELRPDFFDSAAMIEDESGFSMPMF, encoded by the exons ATGATCACCTCGGAGCTCCCCGTCCTCCA GGACTCATCCAATGAGTCTGGGGCAACAGATGCAGTGGGCTTAAGTATGAGCATGAGTGAGATGGACGATCCAGAGCTGAAAggcaagaagaagagagggaggccTGGAAAACAACCCCCG ACATCCAATAAGAAGCCTCGGAAGTCACCGACGGACAAGGCTGTGGGTGTAGCAAGAGGGCGGGGGAAAGCCAACGGTGTGGCTCAACATAACGGAGACGGTGGAGACCCGGTCACTCTTTTTGAAGTTGTCAAACTGGGCAAGAGTGCCATGCAG tctgtggTGGACGAGTGGATCGAGTCATACAAACAGGACAGAGACTTGGCGTTGCTGGACCTCATCAATTTTTTCATCCAGTGCTCAGGGTGCAAAG GCACCGTGAGGATTGAGATGTTCAGGAACATGCAGAATGCAGAGATCATCCGCAAGATGACTGAAGAGTTTGATGAG GACAGCGGGGATTATCCTCTCACCATGCCGGGGCCCATGTGGAAGAAATTCCGCTACAACTTCTGCGAGTTCATCAGCGTGTTGATCCGCCAGTGTCAGTACAGCATCATCTACGACGAGTACATGATGGACACGGTGATCTCCCTCCTCACCGGGCTGTCCGACTCTCAAGTGCGAGCCTTCAGACACACGTCCACGTTAGCAG CGATGAAGCTGATGACAGCGCTGGTGAATGTGGCGCTGAACCTGAGCATTCACCAGGACAACACCCAGAGACAGTACGAGGCAGAGAGGAACAAGATCGCCGGCAAACGAGCCAACGAGAAGCTGGAACTGCTGCtacagaagaggaaggag CTTCAGGAAAACCAAGATGAAATAGAGAATATGATGAATTCCATCTTCAAGGGAATCTTTGTGCATCGCTACAG GGATGCGATTGCTGAAATCCGAGCCATCTGTATCGAGGAGATCGGGGTGTGGATGAAGATGTACAGCGATGCTTTTCTTAATGATAGTTACCTGAAATATGTTGGATGGACACTACACGACAGA CAAGGAGAGGTGCGTCTGAAGTGCCTGAAAGCTCTGCAGAACCTCTACACAAACAGAGAACTGTTCCCCAAGTTGGAGCTTTTCACCAACCGCTTCAAG GACCGTATAGTATCAATGACACTGGATAAGGAGTACGATGTGGCTGTGGAAGCCATCAGACTGGTCACACTAATCCTGCA GGGCAGTGAGGACGCCTTGTCCAATGAGGACTGTGAGAACGTCTACCACCTGGTTTACTCTGCCCATCGACCAGTAGCAGTTGCTGCTGGAGAGTTTCTGCACAGGAA gtTGTTCAGTCGTCATGACCCACAGGCTGAAGAGGCGCTGGCTAAGCGCAGAGGCAGGAGCAGTCCCAACGGGAATCTCATCCGCATGCTGGTGCTCTTCTTTCTGGAGAGCGAG ctCCATGAGCACGCAGCCTACCTGGTGGACTCATTGTGGGAAAGCtctcaggagctgctgaaagACTGGGAGTGTATGACTGAACTTCTGCTGGAGGAGCCtgtgcagggagaggagg tgttgtcagacagacaggagagcgCTCTGATAGAGCTGATGGTGTGCACCATCCGACAGGCAGCAGAGGCACACCCACCTGTCGGCAGAGGCACCGGCAAACGG gtgCTGACAGCGAAGGAGAGGAAGACCCAGATAGATGATAAgaacaaactgacagagcaCTTCATCATGGCTCTGCCCATGCTTCTGTCCAAG TACCAGGCAGACTCGGAGAAGGTAGCTAACCTCCTGCAGATCCCTCAGTACTTTGACCTGGACGTGTACAGCGCCGGGCGCATGGAGAAGCACCTGGACGCCTTGCTGAAGCAGATCCGGCTGGTGGTGGAGAAGCACATCGAGACCGACGTGCTCGAGGCCTGCAGCAAGACCTACAGCATCCTCTGCTCTGAGGAGTACACCATCATGAACCGCGTGGACATCGCCCGCTCACAGCTCATCGACGAGATGACGGACCGCTTCACGCACtctgtggaggagctgctgcaggag GCTGAGGAGGCAGATGATGACGATATCTACAATGTTTTATCTACTCTCAAGAGACTCACGGCCTTCCACAA TGCCCACGACTTGACGCGGTGGGATTTATTTGGAAACTGCTACCGGCTGCTGAAGGCAGGCATCGAGCAGGGCTCCATGCCGGAGCAGATAGCCGTCCAGGCCCTGCAGTGCTCCCACTACTCCATCCTCTGGCAGCTGGTCAAGATCACAGAGGGAGCTCCCAGCAAG gatgaCCTGGTGGCTCTCAGGAGAGTAGTAAAGTCCTTCCTGGCTGTGTGCCAGCAGTGCCTGTCCAACGTCAACACACCAGTCAAAGAACAG GCGTTCATGCTTCTCTGCGACCTGCTGATGATCTTCAGTCACCAGCTGACGTCTGGCGGCAGGGAGGGCCTGCAGCCGCTGGTCTTTAACCCGGACAGCACGCTGCAGAACGAGCTGCTCAACTTCGTCCTGGACCACGTCTTCATCGACCAGGACGATGAGAGTCAGAGCATGG agggagacgaggaggacGAAGCCAACAAGATCGAGGCTCTCCACAAAAGGAGAAATCTGCTCGCAGCTTTCTGCAAGCTCATCATCTACGACATCGTGGACATGCCCGCTGCTGCCGACATCTTCAAACACTACATGAAG tACTATAATGATTATGGCGACATCATCAAGGAAACTCTTAGTAAAACCAGACAGACCGACAAGATTCTCTGTGCCAAGACCCTCATCCtcagtctgcagcag ctgttCAACGAGCTCCTGCAGGACCAGGGACCCAACCTGGACCGGACGTCGTCTCACGTCAGCGGCATCAAGGAGTTGGCCCGCCGTTTCGCCCTCACCTTCGGCCTGGATCAGATCAAGACCAGAGAGGCTGTTGCCACGCTGCACAA GGATGGAATAGAGTTTGCCTTTAAGTACCAGAATCCTCGAGGACCAGAGTTTCCTCCCATCAACCTGGCCTTCCTGGAGGTTCTGAGCGAATTTTCCTCCAAACTAATCCGCCAAGACAAAAAGACAGT CCACTCGTACCTGGAGAAGTTCATGTCAGAGTCGATGTCGGAGCGCCGGGAGGACGTGTGGCTGCCGCTCATCTCCTACAGGAACAGCCTGCTGACGGGAGGAGACGAGGACCACATGTCCGTCACATCGGGCTCCAGCAGCAAGACCGGCTCAGTCCGCAGCAAGAAGGGACGACCGCCGCTACACAAGAAACGCATCGAGG AGGAGAGTAGCGTTGAGGGCTCGTGGATGCTGCGTAATGACACTCTTCAGACACCAGGAGCGCTGCAGACCCCTCAGCTCACCTCGACAGTCCTTAGAGAGAACAGACCAGCAGAACACATGCCAGACCCGGACTCAGAACCCGGATCAGAGAACGACTTCGTACACAA TCCTCAGATGCAGATGTCGTGGCTCGGCCAGcagaagatggaggaggtgaacaGAAAGGACCGGACGGGCATGAACTACATCAAGTCACGCAGCAATCAGGGCGTCCGGCAGACTGT GCGTGGGTTGATGGAGGATGACGCGGAGCCCATCTTCGAggatgtgatgatgtcatcgcGGGGCCAGCTGGAGGACATGAACGAGGAGTTTGAAGACACTATGGTGATCGACCTG CCGCCATCGAGGAACAGACGTGAAAGAGCGGAATTAAGACCGGACTTCTTTGACTCTGCAGCGATGATTGAGGACGAGTCG GGTTTCAGCATGCCCATGTTCTGA